One Candidatus Nanosynbacter featherlites genomic region harbors:
- the miaA gene encoding tRNA (adenosine(37)-N6)-dimethylallyltransferase MiaA, translated as MEANKLEQTAPLIVITGPTASGKTSLAIKLAKKFGGEIICADSRTVYRDMDIGTAKPTPMEMQGVAHWGLDLVEPGQLFSAADFKEYATKKIAEIRDRGNIPFLVGGTGLYIDGVIFNFSFANRSDERYRQRLEYMSIEDLHKYCVDNNMSLPENKYNKRYVVRAIERSAQTVVKNASIQENTIVVGIATEKNKLANRVAQRVEQLLTNNVVDEATYLGSKYDWCSEAMTGNVYPIIRQYICSKIDYAEMIQRMVVSDRQLAKRQMTWLRRNPYIVWCDLYSAEHYLSQILAHLGNP; from the coding sequence GATTGTTATTACCGGTCCGACGGCGAGCGGCAAAACGTCCCTGGCTATAAAATTAGCAAAAAAGTTTGGCGGCGAGATTATATGTGCAGACAGCAGGACAGTGTACCGCGACATGGACATAGGAACTGCCAAGCCAACCCCCATGGAGATGCAAGGCGTAGCTCATTGGGGGCTTGATTTAGTGGAACCAGGGCAGCTTTTCTCGGCTGCTGATTTTAAGGAGTATGCAACAAAAAAGATTGCAGAAATTCGCGACCGTGGCAACATACCATTTCTGGTTGGGGGCACCGGATTATATATAGATGGGGTTATTTTTAATTTTAGTTTTGCGAATAGGAGCGATGAAAGGTATCGTCAGAGGCTAGAATATATGAGCATAGAAGACCTACATAAGTATTGTGTTGATAACAACATGTCTTTGCCGGAGAATAAATATAATAAACGCTATGTCGTTCGGGCCATCGAACGAAGTGCTCAAACTGTAGTAAAAAATGCATCAATACAAGAGAATACTATTGTTGTAGGAATAGCAACAGAAAAAAATAAACTGGCTAACAGGGTTGCTCAAAGGGTTGAACAACTATTGACCAATAATGTTGTAGATGAGGCAACATACTTGGGCAGTAAGTATGACTGGTGTAGTGAGGCGATGACGGGCAATGTCTATCCTATAATACGTCAATATATATGTAGTAAAATTGACTACGCTGAAATGATACAGAGGATGGTTGTTAGTGATCGGCAATTAGCTAAACGCCAAATGACTTGGTTGAGACGCAACCCCTATATTGTGTGGTGTGACCTATATTCAGCTGAACACTATTTATCACAGATACTGGCTCACCTAGGCAATCCGTGA
- a CDS encoding MBL fold metallo-hydrolase, which translates to MFDIEYKGANAVIFTTKNVKVMFDPKLSLVGKKDLSVEDVVEVLTEDRFASTVGNPRVQFDGPGEYEVADVGLAGFPAQRHIDAEGSNSTIYKLLIGGVRIAVLGNIDPKLSEEQLEQIGVTDIVVLPVGGGGYTLDATAAAVIVKQIDPRVVIPVHYSDPELAYEVPQDVLDTFLKEVGASGIDAGTKWKVKSTEALPEQLTVVKIDRS; encoded by the coding sequence ATGTTTGACATAGAGTATAAGGGTGCTAATGCTGTTATTTTTACAACAAAAAATGTAAAAGTTATGTTTGATCCAAAACTGTCATTGGTCGGCAAGAAGGATTTATCTGTTGAGGATGTGGTCGAGGTACTCACTGAAGACCGATTCGCATCAACAGTAGGTAATCCTCGCGTACAATTTGATGGCCCTGGTGAATATGAGGTGGCAGACGTCGGGTTGGCTGGTTTTCCTGCTCAACGACACATCGATGCAGAAGGGAGTAATAGTACGATCTATAAACTTCTGATAGGCGGGGTGAGAATAGCTGTCCTGGGGAACATTGACCCAAAGTTGAGTGAGGAACAATTGGAGCAAATTGGAGTTACTGATATCGTTGTACTGCCTGTCGGTGGCGGAGGATACACTCTGGATGCTACGGCAGCAGCAGTAATTGTTAAGCAAATTGATCCTCGAGTTGTTATACCGGTTCATTATTCAGATCCAGAATTAGCGTATGAGGTACCACAGGATGTATTAGATACATTCTTAAAAGAAGTAGGTGCTTCTGGTATAGATGCTGGCACTAAATGGAAAGTTAAGTCCACGGAAGCTCTACCTGAGCAATTAACAGTGGTTAAGATAGATCGTAGCTAG
- the rpmB gene encoding 50S ribosomal protein L28 — translation MASRCELTGKGKQYGHNVSFSLRRTKRVFKPNLQKKTFTVGGQKITMVLSTKAIRTLRKKGILQSTAKAK, via the coding sequence ATGGCATCACGATGCGAACTAACCGGCAAAGGCAAGCAGTACGGCCATAACGTGAGCTTCTCACTGCGACGTACAAAGCGAGTCTTTAAGCCGAATCTACAAAAAAAGACCTTTACGGTCGGTGGCCAAAAAATCACAATGGTACTTAGCACCAAAGCAATTCGTACTCTTCGCAAAAAAGGAATTTTACAGAGTACAGCAAAAGCTAAATAA
- a CDS encoding site-2 protease family protein, translated as MNFTAVIITLLVILVSMTIHEAMHAFMGYFLGDQTAKAEGRLSLNPIRHIDPLLTILLPLILLMLGAPVFGGAKPVPFNPHKVRFGEWGVALVAIVGPLTNLVLAFTFFGIGVSLGFVDKFGFSPSLIGVTLQTFVFVNLGFFAFNMIPIPPLDGSRVLYALAPDFVRGFMRQVEQYGLVIIMALVMVGSSFISLFMNWLIVHTLQVFILIFSV; from the coding sequence ATGAACTTTACAGCCGTGATAATTACATTGTTAGTGATTCTGGTATCAATGACTATTCATGAGGCGATGCATGCTTTTATGGGGTATTTCTTGGGTGATCAAACCGCCAAGGCAGAGGGAAGACTATCGCTCAATCCTATAAGACATATCGACCCTCTTCTCACCATCCTGCTACCATTAATATTGTTGATGTTAGGTGCTCCGGTGTTTGGTGGAGCCAAACCAGTACCATTTAATCCACATAAGGTGCGATTTGGGGAATGGGGTGTCGCTTTGGTGGCGATTGTCGGACCCCTAACTAACCTAGTGTTGGCTTTTACTTTTTTTGGTATTGGCGTAAGTTTAGGCTTTGTAGACAAATTTGGTTTTTCGCCATCGTTGATCGGCGTCACGCTTCAGACTTTTGTATTTGTCAATCTGGGCTTTTTTGCTTTCAATATGATCCCTATACCACCGCTTGACGGATCTAGAGTGCTCTATGCATTGGCTCCGGACTTTGTGAGAGGTTTTATGAGACAGGTCGAACAATATGGGCTTGTCATCATCATGGCTCTTGTCATGGTCGGTTCGTCATTTATATCTTTGTTTATGAATTGGTTGATTGTACACACACTTCAGGTATTTATTTTGATTTTTAGTGTATAA
- the rplT gene encoding 50S ribosomal protein L20: protein MRVKRGVSAHAKHKKILKAAKGMQHNRTRSFRLAKQGVIRALQYAYRDRRNKKRDLRALWITRINAAARQEGTTYGKLIAGMKANNIEVNRKILAEIAVNDPVAFKKIVQAATK from the coding sequence ATGCGAGTAAAACGAGGTGTTTCAGCACATGCAAAGCATAAAAAGATACTTAAAGCTGCTAAAGGAATGCAGCATAACCGTACGCGCAGTTTTCGTCTAGCAAAACAAGGTGTTATTCGCGCTCTGCAATATGCTTATCGCGATCGTCGCAATAAAAAACGCGATCTACGAGCGCTGTGGATTACACGTATTAATGCAGCTGCTCGCCAAGAAGGTACTACCTACGGCAAGTTGATCGCTGGCATGAAGGCTAATAATATTGAGGTAAACCGCAAAATATTAGCAGAGATAGCGGTAAATGATCCTGTAGCATTCAAAAAAATCGTTCAAGCAGCTACAAAATAG
- the rpmI gene encoding 50S ribosomal protein L35: MPKLKTHKGTAKRIKLTSTGKLTRQRAFGGHLLAKKSKSRKRAINTTATVKGSMAKNARRAMGV, translated from the coding sequence ATGCCAAAACTAAAGACCCACAAGGGCACTGCTAAGCGCATCAAGCTAACCAGTACCGGCAAACTAACCCGCCAACGTGCATTTGGCGGTCACCTCTTAGCCAAGAAGTCTAAGAGCCGTAAACGTGCCATTAACACAACAGCAACCGTAAAGGGCTCTATGGCCAAGAACGCTCGTCGAGCAATGGGAGTGTAG
- the infC gene encoding translation initiation factor IF-3: protein MNKTIRTNGAIRARELRVIGSDGEQLGVMSLREALAAAEEAGLDLVEISPNANPPVAKIVNWGKYQYQKMKDQQRNRKLAKASDLKQMRFGLKISQGDLEVKLRKVRKFLEEGHKVRIQVMYKGREMAHKEIGYELIEKITTLLEEVAIVEQKPQMAGRNLSVVIRSK, encoded by the coding sequence ATTAATAAAACAATTCGTACCAACGGAGCTATCCGTGCTCGCGAACTACGCGTTATTGGTTCAGATGGTGAGCAGCTAGGAGTGATGTCACTCCGTGAGGCACTAGCAGCGGCAGAAGAAGCGGGACTAGATCTCGTGGAAATATCACCCAACGCTAATCCACCTGTGGCCAAAATCGTCAACTGGGGCAAATACCAGTACCAGAAGATGAAGGACCAGCAACGTAATCGCAAACTAGCTAAAGCCAGCGACCTGAAACAAATGCGTTTCGGTCTCAAGATAAGCCAAGGCGACTTGGAAGTAAAACTGCGTAAAGTCCGTAAATTCCTAGAGGAAGGACACAAAGTTCGTATCCAGGTGATGTACAAGGGCCGCGAAATGGCGCACAAAGAGATCGGTTACGAATTGATTGAAAAAATCACCACTCTACTTGAAGAAGTCGCAATCGTAGAACAAAAACCTCAGATGGCAGGTCGCAATCTGAGCGTAGTAATAAGGAGTAAGTAA
- a CDS encoding YifB family Mg chelatase-like AAA ATPase, which produces MTVSKILSATPCGFQGQLIEIEGDLSKGLPSIQIVGLGNKAIDEAKDRVRSAIKNSLLEFPKGKIVINLAPAELPKDGTQFDLPIALSILQLNNLLSQESVSNALFAGELALDGSIRPIQSAITIAEAAERNNITTIYIPAENTEQALLLKNITVIPIKSLRQLFLHLKKECLIPPAVKKTTSDVTEVTDTPIDTIIGQEQAKRAISIAVAGRHNLLFSGPPGSGKSMLAKALASLLPPLRGQEIIDVTKLHSISNPDLADSIVSSRPFRAPHHTASRASIIGGGPKARPGEISLAHNGVLFLDEILEYPRSVLEALRQPMEDHTITISRANQKYKYPASFLLVATMNPCPCGYYGDAEKNCTCTSSQILNYQKRLSGPLLDRIDMTVTVNRVNHEILLQNKPFNNSQQLKITESIQQALHFQQQRFNSSKKHNGSLKSSEIDRYARLSPEAKNLLIKAAKSLDLSTRSYFKVIKVARTIADLEASDTVDTPHIAESLQYRQIQHS; this is translated from the coding sequence ATGACGGTAAGTAAGATACTCTCTGCAACACCATGTGGGTTTCAAGGTCAATTAATTGAAATTGAGGGGGATCTATCAAAAGGACTACCGAGTATCCAAATTGTTGGCTTAGGGAATAAGGCGATCGACGAAGCAAAGGACCGAGTCCGAAGTGCTATCAAGAACTCTCTACTTGAGTTTCCAAAGGGCAAAATTGTCATCAACCTGGCGCCAGCTGAACTACCAAAAGATGGTACCCAGTTTGATCTGCCAATTGCATTGTCAATATTACAACTGAATAATCTCCTCTCGCAAGAATCCGTTAGCAACGCGCTCTTTGCTGGAGAGCTAGCTTTGGATGGTTCCATCAGACCCATCCAATCAGCAATTACCATTGCCGAAGCTGCTGAGAGAAACAACATTACGACTATTTACATTCCAGCTGAAAATACAGAACAGGCTCTCCTATTAAAGAACATCACCGTTATCCCTATCAAAAGCCTGCGCCAATTATTCCTACATCTGAAAAAAGAATGCCTGATACCACCTGCTGTTAAAAAAACTACATCTGATGTTACAGAGGTGACAGACACTCCAATAGACACGATCATCGGACAAGAGCAAGCTAAACGAGCCATTAGTATTGCAGTAGCAGGAAGACATAATTTACTATTTTCAGGACCCCCTGGGTCTGGCAAAAGTATGCTAGCAAAGGCTTTAGCGAGTCTATTGCCTCCTTTAAGGGGTCAAGAAATAATAGATGTCACTAAACTACACAGTATAAGCAATCCAGACTTAGCAGACAGCATAGTCTCATCTAGGCCATTCCGCGCACCGCACCATACAGCGAGTAGAGCTTCTATCATAGGAGGAGGCCCTAAAGCCCGACCAGGAGAAATAAGTTTAGCGCACAATGGAGTCCTATTCTTGGACGAAATCTTAGAGTATCCACGATCGGTCTTAGAAGCGTTACGCCAACCCATGGAAGACCATACCATAACCATCAGTCGTGCTAACCAAAAATACAAATACCCTGCCAGTTTTTTACTAGTTGCCACTATGAATCCTTGTCCTTGCGGATATTACGGAGATGCTGAGAAAAATTGTACTTGTACATCTTCTCAAATCCTTAACTACCAAAAACGATTGTCAGGGCCGCTCCTTGATCGCATAGATATGACAGTAACTGTCAATCGCGTGAACCATGAAATACTCCTACAGAATAAGCCGTTTAATAATTCACAACAGTTGAAAATAACAGAGAGCATACAACAGGCATTACATTTTCAGCAACAGCGTTTCAATAGTAGTAAAAAGCACAACGGATCATTAAAAAGCTCTGAGATCGACCGCTATGCTCGCCTATCTCCTGAGGCAAAAAACCTTCTCATTAAAGCAGCGAAAAGCTTGGATCTTAGCACGCGAAGCTACTTTAAAGTTATAAAGGTAGCTCGAACCATCGCCGATTTGGAAGCTTCCGACACAGTTGATACGCCCCACATCGCCGAAAGCTTGCAATACCGGCAAATTCAACATTCATAG
- a CDS encoding type IV secretory system conjugative DNA transfer family protein, whose translation MREAKNYERGLKMVPLLIHLPPTSEDIDNGSRDQRDLNEEVISQAQVMYNIISSTATKGFKSKFYGQRHISLEIVATGGLVHYYAVVPVVLIDVIRQAIIAAYPSARLEEMSEVNIFSEIGRTSGMIGGEFTLRKSFIYPIATYQESKRDASRALLNALSSASKDDGIGIQFLIRPAYDGWAKASELHIDNLRKHKKKKTGIGALIAPKDILEALWKPPQENDEKQKEEENKPLSSLEQAEVDAVSEKTRYPAYEVLIRVVVSSNTAARSQSLLKNIIAAFALFDSPRNNGFKFSVTRNIEEITTAYIMRFFPQQIKYNILNSVEMATLFHLPGSSSIPTSQVKRQMSKQVDGPTDVLDEGLLIGYNEFRGVKKPIRIGTKDRRRHVYIIGQTGVGKSVLQENMAYQDMMDGRGFAFIDPHGDLVESLLGKVPKERVEDIIYFNPADMTNPIGLNMFEFDTPDQKDFLVQEAINMLYGLYDPGHTGIVGPRLEHIFRNCALLLMSDPAGGTFIDIPKCLIDPEFVKSKLKYVTDPQVIDFWTKEFPASQRSNEAGEVVSWVVAKFGPFISNDAMRNIIGQTKSGFNLREIMDNNKILLVNLSKGKMGELNSKLLGIIFVMKFQAAAMARADTPEDQRVDFSLYVDEFQNFATDSFESILSEARKYKLSLIMGNQFMTQLTDKIREAIIGNVGTVISGRIGVTDAELMVKKFQPVFDVDDLSKLPNFQSITSVMINNVPSAPFSMNWIPPMGQENSQLRDALVRLSSAKYGRPRAVVEKEIFERLGRANTKTQATSPKPTALRENKSFLDEWLSKRKQIGGAQPVPTQKASGALSPATPVTIPTPMSTASSGPNMQSLSSGQMGGLSRSPQDNPGTPVDIPTTPPIANAMPSSDTANKENLSIQERMQQELDSAQPKPSNNRLDLRDGNQDSDREISIKLR comes from the coding sequence ATGCGTGAAGCAAAGAATTATGAGCGCGGCCTAAAAATGGTGCCTTTGTTGATACATTTGCCTCCGACCAGTGAGGATATAGATAATGGTAGCCGTGACCAGCGTGACCTCAATGAGGAGGTCATCTCTCAGGCACAGGTTATGTATAATATTATATCCAGCACCGCTACCAAAGGCTTTAAGAGTAAGTTTTATGGTCAGCGTCATATATCTCTTGAGATTGTCGCTACTGGTGGTTTAGTCCACTATTATGCAGTGGTGCCTGTGGTGCTGATCGACGTTATTCGCCAAGCTATCATAGCAGCTTATCCATCAGCACGATTGGAGGAGATGAGCGAAGTGAATATTTTTAGTGAGATTGGTCGCACTTCTGGCATGATAGGCGGTGAATTCACCTTGCGCAAGTCTTTCATTTATCCAATAGCGACGTATCAAGAATCAAAGCGTGATGCATCGCGGGCATTGCTTAATGCACTTTCGTCTGCATCGAAAGACGATGGAATTGGTATACAATTTCTCATCAGGCCAGCATATGACGGCTGGGCTAAAGCCTCTGAGCTTCACATTGACAATTTGCGAAAACATAAAAAGAAAAAGACGGGTATTGGTGCACTTATAGCCCCGAAGGATATTTTGGAAGCGTTGTGGAAACCACCACAAGAAAATGATGAAAAGCAAAAAGAAGAAGAAAATAAGCCGTTGAGTTCGCTTGAGCAGGCAGAAGTTGATGCCGTCAGTGAAAAGACTAGGTATCCGGCCTATGAAGTTTTGATTCGTGTTGTGGTCTCTTCTAATACTGCAGCAAGGTCTCAATCTCTACTGAAGAATATTATTGCCGCTTTTGCGTTGTTTGATTCACCACGAAATAATGGATTTAAGTTCTCAGTTACGCGCAATATAGAGGAAATTACAACAGCATACATAATGAGGTTTTTTCCACAACAGATAAAATATAACATCTTGAATAGTGTAGAAATGGCAACGTTGTTTCATTTACCTGGCTCCTCGTCGATACCAACATCTCAGGTTAAACGTCAGATGTCCAAGCAGGTTGATGGTCCTACAGATGTTTTGGACGAAGGCCTGTTGATTGGTTATAACGAATTTCGTGGAGTTAAAAAACCTATTCGCATCGGAACAAAAGACCGTCGTCGTCACGTTTATATCATTGGTCAAACTGGTGTCGGTAAGTCTGTCTTGCAGGAGAATATGGCATATCAAGACATGATGGATGGTCGAGGCTTTGCGTTTATTGACCCGCACGGAGACTTGGTAGAGTCTCTTCTTGGTAAGGTGCCAAAAGAGCGTGTTGAAGATATTATATATTTTAATCCAGCCGACATGACAAACCCTATTGGTTTGAATATGTTTGAGTTTGATACACCAGACCAGAAAGACTTTTTAGTACAGGAAGCAATTAATATGCTGTATGGGTTGTATGACCCGGGACATACGGGAATCGTTGGTCCTCGTTTGGAGCACATTTTCCGTAACTGTGCGTTGTTATTGATGTCTGATCCCGCGGGCGGAACGTTTATCGATATACCAAAATGTCTCATAGACCCAGAATTTGTGAAGAGTAAACTGAAATATGTTACCGACCCGCAAGTGATTGATTTCTGGACAAAGGAGTTTCCAGCGTCACAGCGATCTAATGAAGCTGGTGAAGTTGTGTCTTGGGTTGTCGCAAAGTTTGGTCCATTTATCTCTAACGATGCAATGCGCAACATCATTGGGCAAACGAAGTCTGGATTTAACTTGCGGGAGATAATGGATAACAATAAGATCCTATTGGTTAATCTTTCCAAGGGTAAGATGGGAGAGCTGAACTCCAAGCTGCTCGGTATTATCTTTGTGATGAAGTTTCAGGCTGCAGCGATGGCTCGAGCCGATACCCCGGAGGACCAGCGAGTTGATTTTTCATTGTATGTTGACGAGTTTCAGAACTTTGCTACAGATAGCTTTGAGTCTATCTTGTCTGAGGCTCGTAAATATAAGCTAAGCCTTATCATGGGTAACCAGTTCATGACCCAGTTGACGGATAAGATACGTGAAGCAATCATTGGTAACGTCGGTACGGTGATTTCTGGGCGTATTGGCGTGACGGACGCTGAGTTGATGGTCAAGAAATTTCAGCCGGTCTTTGATGTGGATGATTTGTCTAAGTTGCCAAACTTCCAATCAATTACCTCAGTGATGATCAACAATGTTCCATCGGCGCCGTTTAGTATGAACTGGATACCACCGATGGGGCAGGAGAACTCTCAGCTGCGGGATGCGCTAGTGAGGCTATCTTCTGCGAAATATGGCAGGCCGCGTGCTGTTGTGGAGAAGGAAATATTTGAGCGGCTAGGCAGGGCAAATACAAAGACACAAGCTACTTCACCTAAACCTACTGCACTACGAGAAAATAAATCTTTCCTAGACGAGTGGTTGTCGAAGCGTAAGCAGATAGGCGGTGCGCAGCCAGTACCAACACAAAAAGCCTCTGGCGCGTTATCTCCTGCAACGCCAGTGACGATACCGACACCAATGTCTACTGCTAGTTCAGGTCCTAACATGCAGAGTTTGAGTAGTGGTCAGATGGGCGGCTTGTCACGGTCGCCTCAGGATAATCCTGGTACTCCTGTAGATATACCGACAACACCTCCGATTGCCAATGCTATGCCGTCTTCAGATACTGCTAATAAAGAGAATTTATCTATCCAAGAAAGAATGCAACAAGAGCTAGACTCGGCGCAACCAAAGCCGTCTAACAACAGGCTTGACCTCAGGGATGGTAATCAGGACTCGGACAGGGAAATATCAATAAAATTGCGATAA